One region of Yersinia bercovieri ATCC 43970 genomic DNA includes:
- a CDS encoding carbohydrate porin, with translation MVNMNKFILVGLTSLLSLPALAEVTWETPQGNLKLYGDVEINMDAASKSGQLTSLRTSANKDWKAGSREQWDINGRILIGLDGYRRLNNGNFAGFTVQPLADVGGSMNLDDAAFFFGHEKDWKVKVGRFEAYDMFPLNQDTFVQHSGNTANDLYSDGYGYIYMMKEGRGRSNNGGNFLVSKYLGNWYFEVNTILKDGTSLFANSTYHGNTLENEKNVAYVRPVISWKQESLSAAIAMESNVISNAYGYRDDQGEWQDQSKRNGYGATFTFNNQDKDPENGIVANLSSAYMDATNEKNFSAGANILWRNFEIGYIYAHNDIEYFNSANAGVITSGILTSPDKYDVHTIHTSYKIANIMDMNNFNLYLGAYWSKLEVAENNKVVNGENDDRYGVRARFKYFF, from the coding sequence ATGGTCAATATGAATAAGTTTATACTGGTTGGACTTACCAGTCTTTTATCATTGCCTGCGTTAGCTGAAGTGACCTGGGAAACCCCTCAAGGGAATCTTAAGTTATATGGTGATGTTGAAATTAATATGGACGCGGCCAGTAAGAGCGGACAACTCACCTCATTACGTACCAGTGCAAATAAAGACTGGAAAGCAGGTAGCCGGGAGCAATGGGATATTAATGGACGAATTCTGATTGGCCTGGATGGTTATCGCCGCCTGAATAATGGCAACTTTGCGGGCTTTACCGTGCAGCCATTAGCTGACGTTGGCGGCAGCATGAACCTTGATGATGCGGCATTCTTCTTTGGCCATGAAAAAGACTGGAAAGTTAAAGTCGGCCGCTTTGAAGCTTACGATATGTTCCCACTGAATCAGGATACTTTTGTCCAGCACTCAGGGAACACCGCGAATGACTTATATAGTGACGGCTATGGCTACATCTATATGATGAAAGAGGGGCGTGGGCGCAGCAATAATGGCGGCAACTTCTTGGTAAGCAAATATCTGGGTAACTGGTATTTTGAAGTTAACACCATCTTAAAAGATGGTACTTCACTATTTGCCAATAGTACTTACCATGGCAATACGCTGGAAAACGAAAAAAATGTGGCTTATGTTCGCCCGGTTATTTCGTGGAAACAAGAGAGCCTCTCTGCGGCCATCGCCATGGAAAGTAACGTCATTAGCAATGCCTATGGCTACCGGGATGACCAGGGAGAGTGGCAGGATCAGTCTAAACGTAATGGTTATGGTGCCACCTTCACCTTTAATAATCAGGATAAAGACCCCGAAAATGGTATTGTGGCAAACTTGAGTTCGGCTTATATGGATGCAACCAATGAGAAGAACTTCAGTGCCGGTGCTAATATCTTATGGCGAAACTTTGAAATTGGTTATATCTACGCACATAACGACATTGAATATTTCAACAGTGCGAATGCTGGCGTGATAACTTCCGGGATATTAACCTCACCAGACAAATATGATGTGCACACAATTCATACCTCATATAAAATTGCCAATATTATGGATATGAATAACTTTAATTTATACCTTGGTGCCTACTGGTCTAAATTGGAAGTTGCTGAAAATAATAAAGTGGTGAATGGCGAAAACGATGATCGTTATGGCGTTCGTGCCAGATTTAAGTATTTCTTCTGA
- a CDS encoding PTS lactose/cellobiose transporter subunit IIA: protein MIDLEEAVMEIIVNAGQARSLCFEALRAAREGDFTQAHTLLAESDGFTKAAHRMQTKLIEQDAGEAKTPMTLIMVHAQDHLMTSLLARALSNEIVLLYQRV, encoded by the coding sequence ATGATTGATCTTGAAGAGGCGGTCATGGAGATCATCGTCAATGCCGGTCAAGCCAGAAGCTTATGCTTTGAAGCCCTGCGCGCCGCGCGGGAAGGGGATTTCACCCAGGCTCATACCCTGTTAGCGGAGTCTGATGGGTTCACCAAAGCGGCGCATCGTATGCAGACCAAGCTGATTGAACAAGATGCAGGTGAAGCCAAAACGCCGATGACACTTATTATGGTCCATGCGCAGGATCACTTAATGACATCACTATTAGCCCGTGCGTTAAGCAATGAAATAGTATTACTGTATCAGCGAGTATAA
- a CDS encoding glycoside hydrolase family 1 protein: MKYQFPRDFWWGSASSAPQTEGESLSGGKSATVWDTWYAKQPGRFHQQIGPQQTSTFYQHWQQDIALLKQLNHNSFRTSISWARLMPKGRGEVNPEAVDFYNGVIDQLLAQGITPFINLFHFDMPTVMQEQGGWESRYVVDSYAEYADTCFRLFGDRVQHWFTFNEPIVPVEGGYLYDFHYPNVVDFKRAATVAYHTVLAHALAVKKYRQRELGGEIGIILNLTPSYPRSENPADVKAANIADLLFNRSFLDPVLRGEYPAELVALLKDYDQLPDCQPGDSALIVEGKVDLLGINYYQPRRIKCRDSRVNPDAPFMPEWLFDYYQMPGCKMNPHRGWEIYEPGIYDILTNLRENYDNPRCFISENGMGVENEQRFSQHGQINDDYRIEFVSEHLKWVHRALAEGSHCLGYHMWTFIDNWSWCNAYKNRYGFVQLDLKTQQRIVKKSGEWFAATANNQGFDEVEKND; the protein is encoded by the coding sequence ATGAAGTATCAATTTCCACGTGATTTCTGGTGGGGCAGCGCCAGTTCCGCCCCGCAAACTGAAGGCGAAAGTCTGAGTGGTGGCAAAAGTGCGACTGTCTGGGACACCTGGTATGCCAAGCAGCCAGGGCGCTTTCATCAGCAAATTGGCCCGCAGCAGACGTCGACGTTTTATCAGCACTGGCAGCAAGATATCGCCCTGCTGAAACAGCTAAATCACAATAGTTTTCGCACCTCAATTTCCTGGGCGCGCTTGATGCCCAAGGGGCGGGGTGAAGTCAATCCAGAGGCGGTGGATTTCTACAATGGGGTGATTGACCAATTGCTGGCGCAGGGGATAACCCCGTTTATCAATCTGTTCCACTTTGATATGCCGACGGTGATGCAAGAACAGGGGGGGTGGGAAAGTCGCTATGTGGTTGACTCCTATGCAGAATATGCTGACACCTGCTTCCGTCTCTTTGGCGATCGGGTGCAACACTGGTTTACTTTCAATGAGCCTATCGTGCCGGTTGAAGGTGGTTATCTGTACGATTTTCATTACCCCAATGTCGTCGATTTCAAGCGCGCCGCCACTGTGGCCTATCACACCGTACTGGCCCATGCTTTAGCGGTAAAAAAATACCGTCAGCGCGAATTAGGTGGTGAAATAGGTATTATTTTAAATCTGACGCCATCCTACCCTCGCTCCGAGAATCCGGCGGATGTTAAAGCGGCCAACATTGCAGATTTGCTGTTTAACCGCAGTTTTCTCGACCCGGTATTACGTGGCGAATATCCGGCAGAACTTGTCGCTTTACTGAAAGATTACGATCAATTACCTGATTGCCAGCCCGGTGACAGTGCATTAATCGTAGAAGGGAAAGTCGATCTGCTCGGCATTAATTATTATCAGCCGCGTAGAATAAAATGTCGGGATAGCCGGGTTAACCCTGATGCACCATTTATGCCGGAATGGTTATTTGATTACTATCAGATGCCGGGCTGCAAAATGAATCCGCATCGAGGTTGGGAAATTTATGAACCCGGTATTTACGATATTCTGACTAACTTGCGTGAAAATTATGATAATCCACGCTGCTTTATTTCAGAAAATGGCATGGGCGTTGAAAACGAACAGCGCTTTAGCCAGCACGGGCAGATTAATGATGACTATCGTATTGAGTTTGTCTCTGAACATTTAAAATGGGTTCACCGCGCATTAGCCGAAGGGAGTCACTGCCTGGGCTATCATATGTGGACATTTATTGATAACTGGTCATGGTGTAATGCTTACAAAAACCGCTATGGTTTTGTGCAGTTAGATTTGAAAACCCAACAGCGCATAGTGAAGAAGAGTGGTGAATGGTTCGCGGCAACCGCTAATAACCAAGGTTTTGATGAGGTAGAGAAAAATGATTGA
- a CDS encoding PTS sugar transporter subunit IIC: protein MSSLYQTMVGMIEQTITPLAGRLGQQKYIIAIRDGFTSALPFMIIGSFMLVFIFPPFSADTSWAFARAWLNFSSTYRNQLMLPFNLSMGVMTFFISVGIGASLGRQYKLDPIMTGLLALMSFLLVAAPYADGHISTQYFSGQGIFTAIVTAVYSTELYAFLKRHNITIRLPKEVPTGVARSFEILIPVVAVVATLHPLNLFIESSTGMIIPEAIMHLLAPLVSASDSLPAILLSVLLCQILWFAGIHGALIVTGIMNPFWMTNLALNQAALAAGAPLPHIYLQGFWDHYLLIGGVGSTLPLAFLLLRSKAIHLRTIGKMGIVPSFFNINEPILFGAPIIMNPVFFLPFIFVPMINATLAYIATKLGWIAQVVSLTPWTTPAPIGASWAANWAFSPVVMCLLCMLFSAVMYYPFLKAYERSLLKADEEKEQQQSFAEAAETR, encoded by the coding sequence ATGAGTTCTCTTTACCAAACAATGGTTGGGATGATAGAGCAAACCATCACGCCGCTGGCCGGGCGATTAGGGCAACAAAAGTACATTATCGCGATCCGCGACGGTTTTACCTCGGCGCTGCCGTTTATGATCATCGGCTCGTTTATGCTGGTCTTTATCTTCCCGCCATTTTCGGCTGATACCAGTTGGGCTTTTGCGCGTGCATGGCTGAATTTCTCCAGTACCTATCGCAATCAGCTGATGTTGCCTTTCAATCTCAGCATGGGGGTGATGACCTTCTTTATCTCTGTTGGGATTGGCGCAAGTCTGGGGCGGCAATATAAGCTCGACCCCATCATGACGGGCCTGCTGGCATTGATGTCATTCTTGCTGGTGGCGGCACCTTACGCCGATGGCCATATTTCAACTCAATACTTCTCCGGCCAGGGGATTTTTACCGCCATCGTGACTGCGGTCTACTCCACTGAACTGTATGCATTTTTAAAGCGCCACAATATCACCATTCGTTTACCAAAAGAGGTGCCAACCGGTGTTGCGCGCTCCTTTGAGATCCTGATCCCCGTGGTGGCCGTGGTCGCGACTCTGCACCCGCTGAACTTATTTATCGAATCATCCACCGGAATGATTATTCCTGAAGCGATCATGCATCTGTTAGCACCTCTGGTTTCAGCTTCAGATTCGTTGCCAGCTATTTTGCTGTCAGTATTGCTCTGCCAAATATTGTGGTTTGCGGGTATTCATGGTGCCCTAATTGTCACTGGTATTATGAACCCGTTCTGGATGACCAATCTGGCACTGAATCAGGCGGCATTAGCCGCGGGCGCACCGCTGCCCCATATCTACCTGCAAGGCTTTTGGGACCACTACTTATTGATTGGCGGTGTTGGCTCTACGCTACCGCTGGCCTTCCTGTTACTGCGCAGCAAAGCTATTCACTTGCGAACTATTGGCAAGATGGGGATTGTGCCGAGCTTCTTTAATATCAACGAGCCGATTCTCTTTGGTGCACCGATCATCATGAACCCGGTGTTCTTCCTGCCCTTTATCTTTGTTCCGATGATCAATGCCACATTGGCTTATATCGCCACCAAGTTGGGCTGGATCGCACAAGTTGTCTCATTAACGCCATGGACCACACCTGCACCTATTGGTGCCTCTTGGGCTGCAAATTGGGCCTTTAGCCCGGTGGTGATGTGTTTGTTATGTATGCTGTTCTCTGCGGTGATGTACTACCCATTCCTCAAGGCTTATGAGCGCAGTCTGCTGAAAGCTGACGAAGAAAAAGAGCAACAACAGAGCTTTGCTGAAGCAGCTGAAACTCGCTAG
- a CDS encoding PTS sugar transporter subunit IIB, whose translation MKKIMLCCSAGMSTSMLVKKMLAEAATRGVEVQIDAFGASEFNEQFGRYQVVLLGPQVKYMQRDLAAIAEPLGIPVMTIDMMDYGMQRGDKVLDFALSLINAVK comes from the coding sequence ATGAAAAAAATAATGTTGTGCTGCTCTGCGGGGATGTCCACCAGTATGCTGGTGAAAAAAATGCTGGCTGAGGCGGCAACCCGTGGAGTTGAGGTTCAAATTGATGCTTTTGGTGCCAGCGAGTTCAATGAGCAATTCGGCCGTTATCAGGTTGTGCTGCTAGGGCCGCAGGTGAAATACATGCAACGGGATTTAGCTGCGATAGCTGAGCCGTTGGGGATCCCGGTGATGACCATCGACATGATGGATTACGGCATGCAACGCGGTGATAAGGTCCTCGACTTCGCCTTATCTCTTATTAATGCAGTGAAATAA
- a CDS encoding LacI family DNA-binding transcriptional regulator encodes MSTINDVSRLANVSKATVSRVLSGSRGVKEESRLAVMKAVEILNYKPNVIAQFLTAQSTGCIGVICATEHIQQTTSYLFALEKQFSQHQKHLLLRFADNSVGVTNAVTELANGLCDAIIIIGARFPLPPPDDKTIMIDCLESSTPNSILFDHSFAAETACHYLVSQGRRHIALLNHASGTVAEQTLLGYQRALENYLIPYNRSLVMGSVLSSSEALQTLLNNGVQFNALLVMDEIEAQKAIALLHLFKRTVPDKVMVFSLDGSVQLPGVPAVPAIEYSLETLARKVVDLIDARAGNHVNPQVFRGNLVVPHGLTE; translated from the coding sequence ATGTCGACTATTAATGATGTATCACGGTTAGCCAACGTATCTAAAGCCACTGTGTCTCGGGTGTTGAGCGGGTCGCGCGGGGTCAAGGAAGAGAGCCGTCTGGCAGTCATGAAAGCAGTTGAAATTCTTAACTATAAACCGAATGTGATCGCGCAATTTCTGACCGCACAGTCAACGGGCTGCATTGGGGTGATTTGTGCCACTGAACACATTCAGCAAACAACCAGTTATCTGTTTGCTCTGGAAAAACAGTTTAGTCAGCATCAAAAGCACCTATTACTGCGCTTTGCGGACAACAGTGTCGGGGTCACCAACGCCGTCACTGAGCTTGCCAATGGTCTGTGTGATGCCATTATCATCATCGGCGCGCGCTTTCCGCTGCCGCCACCCGATGACAAGACCATCATGATTGATTGCCTTGAATCCTCGACCCCTAACAGCATTTTATTCGACCACTCATTCGCGGCAGAGACCGCCTGCCACTATCTGGTCAGTCAGGGCCGTCGGCATATCGCGCTGCTAAACCATGCTTCGGGAACTGTGGCGGAGCAGACACTACTGGGTTATCAGCGGGCGCTAGAAAATTACCTGATCCCCTATAATCGCAGTCTGGTGATGGGGAGTGTTCTCTCCTCTTCCGAGGCACTACAGACACTGTTGAACAATGGCGTGCAGTTTAATGCCCTGCTGGTGATGGATGAAATTGAAGCCCAAAAAGCGATTGCGCTGCTGCATCTCTTCAAGCGCACCGTGCCGGATAAAGTGATGGTTTTCAGCCTGGATGGTTCGGTGCAATTACCGGGGGTTCCGGCAGTACCCGCCATAGAGTATTCGTTGGAAACACTGGCCAGAAAAGTTGTCGATCTGATTGATGCCCGGGCGGGTAATCATGTCAATCCACAAGTTTTCCGGGGAAATCTGGTGGTTCCGCACGGTTTAACCGAATAA